DNA from Zonotrichia leucophrys gambelii isolate GWCS_2022_RI chromosome 5, RI_Zleu_2.0, whole genome shotgun sequence:
TAGCTTTCTAATATAAAACAGACACTAAAACCTTTCTTAAAGATTAAACCTGGATTACTATGGGTAGGTAGCACTATGGGTGGATTACTATTGGTAGTATTTAGTTATTAAACTGCTTTACACATCTAAAGGAACAACTCTGAAACATGACTAAAACAACAGAAGTTCaacatgaaacagaaattttttAGCTcatatattcaaatattttagaTTCCCACAATAACTGCCAAGGCATGTTAAATGTATCTGGATATATGTCAGATAATTATATTACCCACTATTTTAGTTTGATGTGTAAAAATATAACAGTGTTGCCACAAAGCCAAAACCACTGATTCAGTCATGCAGTGATTGTCAAAACTTTTgtgacaggacaggagggaatGTCCTTAAgctgagggagggcagggacagatgggGTATTAGACAGAAATTCTTTATTATAAagatggtgaggccctggcacagggtgcccacaggagctgtggctgccccagccctggcagtgctccagGCCGGCTTGGAGCAAGGTGGGATTGTGAAAGGAGTCCCTGCCCTTGGTAGGGGATTGGAACAAGATGActtttaaggtcctttccaacccaaatcattctgtgattctctgaaaaatgagctacagaaacacaaaaattcagatttccaTATCAAGTTATAAAATGGTCAGATGCTTGAGAGAAAAACTAGACAAGATCCCTATGGATGAAAAGCTTTTCCTTAGCATCcaacatttttctgtaattcaaaaccatttatttttccccaggagAAACACCTGTTTTAAGACTTTAAATGTGCCCTCTGCCAAATTCATAACCAACccaatatttaaaaatcagcataATGGTAAATATGTACTAGCTGCTAATATAAACAATAATTTAGACATTTTTCTTAAGTAAGTAATATAAAACAGGCAAGAGATTTCCCAGTTACACTGGGAGAGAGCTCAGAACTTATCTCCAATAATCacaatgaataaaaataaaaagccttgaGAGGGAAGCCCCATCCACTGGAAACTGTAACATGAGAACAGTATGTTCTTACACAGATTTACAGGCCAGGAcacccttccccctcccctccctgcaggaatATACCTGTtccattcttttcatttttggcTGCAGCACTGGTTCGCTTTGGAGTTCGCTTTTGCTTCTTTGCCAGCGTTCCACTATTGCTGTCACTGGGTCTTTTTTGACCtgtgagaggagggaaaaacaaatcaaaaataaaatatatgacACTTGAAATACTACTGCTACTAAAAAGcataaatttttgttttataagcaacaaagaaatttaaaaccagagagtctggagaagaggaagctCTGGGGAGAACTTAGAGCCCCTTTCAGGGTCTAAAGGGGTTCCAGAGAGCTGGAGGGGGACCTGGCACAAAGGCCTggagtggcaggacaagggaatggcttcccactgccagagggctgggctagatgggatattgggatagaATTTTTCCTTGTGAGGATGCTGAGGCTCTAGCACAGgatgcccagccccatccctagaagtgctcaaggacaggctggatggagcttggagcaacctgggatagtggaaagtgtctcCACCCATGGAAGGGGACTGGAACaagatgggctttgaggtcccttctaacccaaaccattctgtgaatcCATAACCAGCagacaaaacagagcagcaattttTAGCCAAGTGACATCAGCCTCAAGCCACCTTCAGGAGGATCAGAGCTGGTCAACATCAGCTTACAGTATTAATTTTACACTTTCAAAATCCTGCATTACTCAACACACTTGCtacatttcttatttttaccTAAAATTTCTATGAAACTGCAGTAGTGATGGTGCTGTCAGGGTTCAGGAAGCATCTGGATGATGCTCTTAACTCAGGTGATTTAGCTGAAGTCTGTGATTCTCCTACTATTTCCCAAATAAGCCAATACAAATGAATTAGATTTTATTGCAGCAAAAATAGTTTTATAGATTCCCCTGATCCCATGGATATTGCCTCTCCCATCTGACactacaaaaccaaaaaacaaccttTCTCCCCTCCATGCagacaaaacagagcagcaattttTAGCCCAGTGACACCAGCCTGGAGCCACCTTCAGGAGGATCAGAGCTGCAGTGGCTCCTCCAGGAATCGCTCACCTTTCTCTCCCgcctccctctcctgccccgCCACGCTGCAATTGCTCGACGTGGTGCTGGCCTCGAATCCATTGGCAGACTCACTCTCACAGAGCCCCTCCTGGGACTCTTCTGCCACACTGTCCACCTCAATGGTCATGTCACTCTCGCTCTTGATGCTGCGGGACTCGTCCTGGCTGAGGCCCAGAGGAGAGGCCACCGGGAAGCTCGAGGGGACGCCGGGGGCTAAGGCAGAGGGGGCAGAGTTGGAAGCATTGGGGTCTGGCTTTTCTGCTGTTGTGTCTTCAGTGCTGCTCTTCTCCTTCTCATCCAAGTCATCCAGGTCTACTTCATGGCACAGCAAGGTCTCAGGGCCAATCTGAGGCATTGAGTCATCCTCATCTTTCAAGGGAAGGCTCTCGCTGTTTTCAGCTGGCCGTTGGAAGCTGTCgttgctcagctctgccccgTGTGGCGCCGATTCCGCCACCAGGGCCGGCATCTCCTCGTTCTCAGTTCTGAGGGACTCCTCAGCATTCAGCCCTCTACATTCCTCTGCTCCACTACATTCACTGGTCCTCTCTTCAGATACAATATTTGGCACTTCCATCTCGCTCTCCCGCCGGTTTCTCTTCTCAGGTGATGCCTGTTCcaaagttttcctttttaaaagtttcttaTCTTTTGTGGAGGGCTCTGTTTCACTTTCAGTAGTGCTGGAAATGTCTTTACAGTCCAAGGAAGACACATCTAACCTTTCAGGTTCTGTAAGAGATTCATTTGCCACCTCTTCCTGGCTTCCTGGTGCAATCTTTGCATTCTCCAATGAAGGATCTTTTGTCTTgctccttctcccttttcccttagGTGATTTTTCAACCTCTCTTTTGATTTCTTCCATTTGAtcagttttgtttccaaaaaTTTGAACAATTTGTTCACTTTCCTCAACTTCCAGTTTCAGTGTTTCTAGCTGCTGTACTTGAGTCCTGTCGTTTTCCTTCAGCACATGAGAAATCTTTGGGTTTTCCTCATCCAGCTTCTCATCACGgagtttttcacttttttccagTTCTGAAGTTTCTGGAGAAAATTCTTCATTCAAATTCTTTTCAGATGACTCATCTGCTTCACTGTCAGATGTGCCAGAgtctaaaaaaaatttaaaaagaagcaaacagCACCCTAAATAATTAATTGCAGCATGACTTTTTATTTGAACCTCACAAAAATCCTGCTTTCAGTAATCTATGGTGTTAACATCAGTTTACAGTAGTAACTTTACACCTGCATTACTAAACACACTTGCtacatttcttatttttaccTAAAATTTCTATGGAACTGCAGTAGTGGTGGTGCTGTCAGGGTTCAGGAAGCATCTGGATGATACTCTCTACTCAGGTGATTTAGCTGAAGTCTGTGATTCTCCTACTATTTCCCAAATAAGCCAATATAAATGAATTAGATTTTATTGCAGCAAAAAAAGTTTTATAGATTCCCCTGATCCCATGGATATTGCCTCTCCCACGTGACactacaaaaccaaaaaaaaacccacttttcccctccatgcagagaaaaaacccaatccaaacccaaaaataaaaaccttctaAACCCCAGTATGGACATTTCATTGCTGAACTATTGTACAAATGCTGCACCACACAGAGAGCAAGCATTAGTACATTACCAGGAGATTACTCAGGGACCTGTACTAAAAGGAGACAGTGATTTCACTTCAGTTCTTGTTCAGAGAGGCTTAGAAACACCCAAGATGTGCTGCCATTTGTGTATAATTAACAGCTCTGCTGGATGATGGAGTATTGAGGTTGAGGACTTAATTAGCACAATAAAGACCATCATTATAGCCCTGGATTTGGTCTGCTCAGGACTGAAAGGCTCTGGCTGAAGAACATGGGATGACTTGTACAGTCACTGACTGCTCTTGTGTGAGcaagctctgctcctcagcagtgTCAGCTCAGCTGCTTACTCAACAAAATTtacagggagaaaggaaaaaaaaataaccaaccaaaaaagaagatataaaaaaaaaaaaaaacaacaaaaaaaccccaaacttcttttcaaaaagGTACTGAAAAAGCCTCCAAAGCATACACAGGGCTGAGATCACTCACCGTTTGATCCTCTATCAGAATCAAACATTCCTGAGCTACGTCTGGTCTGCCTGCGAGGTGTTGCTAAAATTAAAATCGAAAGAATTAATTTGTATCGATCGGAGGGTGCGCCAAGCCCCGGTGGCGTAGTCCCGAGGGGCGGAGCGGGAGCTCCCGgttccagccctgagcaccGAGCCGGGCCCGGGCTCCCCCTGAGGGCAccgagcccggcccgggctCCCCCTGAGGGCAccgagcccggcccgggctCCCCCTGAGGGcaccgggcccggcccgggctcCCCCTGAGGGCAccgagcccggcccgggctCCCCCTGAGGGCAccgagcccggcccgggctCCCCCTGAGGGCAccgagcccggcccgggctCCCCCTGAGGGCAccgagcccggcccgggctCCCCCTGAGGGCAccgagcccggcccgggctCCCCCTGAGGGCAccgagcccggcccgggctCCCCCTGAGGGCAccgagcccggcccgggctCCCCCTGAGGGCACCGGGCccggctgctccctgcacctcCGAAGCCGCTTTTACCTTCGCTGTTGGGCGTtttggggaggctgcaggacgTGTTGGATGGGAGAGTGGATTTCAGAGGGGGCCGCCCACGCTTGGATTTTTGTTTCTCCTCGTCCTTCTTCTCATCCTTTTCACCATCTTCTTTATTCTGCAGGGGAAACAGTggatttttattaatgtttCATTGCTGATTATCAAACCTTTTGCTCTATTAAAAACCAGACCGTGGCCTGAAAAacgtttttttctttaaatacagtACTACAACAGACTTATTGAAATcattacttttgtttttttcttctgttttctctttggtCCTCCTTTTTCCACTGGCCAGATAATCCGATCAGCTTTCACCCATTCATCATAcctgaaaggaaatgaaaccaTGCTGTTATGTTGTTTGAATATGAGGAGTAAAAGACTTGAAttacacaaaatatttattaatgagGTAGGAAAAGGCCAACACTCAGAGTACCCTgaggtagtggaaggtgtccctgcctatggcaggagGGGGGAATGAGGTGGGATTtcctttccaacccaatccattcCATGATAGCAGAGCCTGTATTTACAACTCATGCAGTAGTCTGGCCTTGGAAAGGTGAATGACATTTCCAGTCCATAAAAAAACCTTAAGGGATGAGGGAATTAAGGTACAAACTTCCCTGTCTCTCACTGGAGCACTCAGGGGACTGAGTCAGCTCTAAAGTGTCAGTTGTTCCACATCATACACATGTGGTGTGTCTTCACCACACCATACCTCAGCAGGAAAATGTaccttattttttttgtaaattatgGCACCAAACTGGATGAGATTCTGAAAAGCACAAACACTGATGCTCCTCAAAATCTCCTAATTGTATTAGTAAAGGGAACCTGTAAATATTTAGGGAATATTGCCACtcttaaatttcattttgccaCATAAAGCAATTTGCTTATGGATTTGGAACACCGCATGTTATATATCAGAAGTAAATAAAGTGCTATAAAGACTGCCTGCCAGGAGAAGCATTTTTACAATCCCAGTTAACATTCAATACAAGAATATTTTGGCAATTTTATTGCCAAAATTCCAGTGCTTAATACACTTAATTGTAAATATCTTCACCACTATCAATGGCTCCCTTAAAGGAAAGTTTGCTAATGTTAACACAAATAGACACAATAAATATCAGGGAGGGTGTGAGGATTACTAAGGCAGATGGACACTTAGAAAAACACAAGTATATTCTGACATTTCAATGCAACACCATGAACAAAATCACCACACTGAAAAGTGAAGAAGTCAGAGTCTGTGATGTTGATAATTCAATATGGAGCTACGTCATTGATCATCACTcactttatttcctttaaaacaaaaatttcttttccaaataaGCCTTtgaacaaagaaaggaaaggcaaTTTCTTATCCTCACCTTACATTCCAACCGTAGTAATGAACTAAATATAAAACCTCTCCATCAtcaatttctgtgcttttaataCTGGCTTCATAAATTTTTTGAGTCTTTCCACGTCCATATTTTACTTTCACTTTGGTTCCAGTCAGGCAGGGTTCTGtgtcctcctcatcctcttcacCTTCTGATTCTCCTTTGTTCTCAATTTCTTCCCTgcagtaaaatatatttaaaatgccCACGAATTAGTAAcaatcatattttaaaatttagagaGTAGTCGAGGTAGAAAAAGGctgcaacaaaaaaagaaattaattttctatacCTTGTCGCATCTCTGAAGCTTGctcagaaacagatttttttaaatcaagaaaaGAACTTAGGGATAATAGGGCTAAGTGCCAAAAATATCcagaaagttttattaaaatttaaacacaATTTATAAAGCATACAACTACCTCAAAgcttaaagattatttttaaaattgatattATGATAAtacaaaaaggaataaaagttaACTCAGTGTGCATCTCCTACACAGCATAGGAAGAACTAATTTcagtttcagaaatatttgattttgaCACATTCATAAGAAAAGGTACTTTTACAAATGGTTTAACATTtgtaaaatgtttattttaaaaaggttttatttttaaaagtttattaactGCACCTGAGTTTGAATTGCCATCACAGTGATCCTCTAATGACACAAACACCattccactggaaaaaaacttGATCACAAAAGTGTTCAGCCAAGCTTAAAAGTGTCTGCAGAGCTCTTTATTAGACACATCCACCTCTCATTACACCTTTAGCTGCTGTTTAAATATTATactcaaatatattttgaagaaCTACAATCAAACCTATTTTTAGCTATAATTCCTTCCCTACTTAAGGGACAATTGAGCATAATTTAGAAGTTACTCTACAAAAAAGTCAGCAAGAGATAAAATACTAAAAAGGACTATGAGTTTGCTTTTAATGAAACAGATTTGTTGGCCTCCAGTGAAAGATCAATTATCTTGTGGCAAGGAACTCAGAGGACAAGTAACACCCACACAGCTTAAAGAAAACTTTGCTGCCTTGATCATCTGACAGTAAAAACAAGGAGCCTGCAGCTTCACCAGCCATCAGCAAACCCTTCAAAGTACAGGAGAAGAGGGATTTGCCATATTTCTGTTTCCACTGCCCGGGGAAGTGTCCCCAAGCTGTTCCCACCCTCTCACAACCTGGTCAGTTTGGTGTCTGGAGGTATTGGTGAGATAAAACACCAACACAGCCTTGGCATGTGAAGTGACAGTGAAAAACACAGCCTGGCATCGAGCACAAAAAGATGCTTCCAGAAAGTACAGCAGGCTCTGCAagcttgaaataaaatgttcccttccctgcctgtctGAGTGAATAAGGCTGCTGATTTTCAGTAAGATCAAGTCTGTGTCCtcctgcctggagagcagctcaaTCATGGCACAGAGAGACTCAGAGGTGGTGACACAAGTCAGGGCTTACCTGTCCCTCTGcctctcttcctcttcatctgaCTCTTTATCAGAATCCTcctgttttttaattttcttctctttttgcttTGGTGTGCTTTTCTTCCCTAGAggagtttcattttctttcttttctgcattCTCAGGTGTTTCCTCTacatctttgttttctttgttactGTCTTTTAACTTGTCTTGGGTTTTATCCTCTTCACCATCTTTTTTAGCAGGGGCTGCATCACGGGCAAGTCTTCTTCGTCCctggaacagaaataaaatcactttATTGACTCCTGTCCCCTGCTTTCTTCATAACCTCTCCAAATCTCAGCAAAAAAGTGAGACATGCAACTCCTGTGGAGAAGAAAGGCTGGAGATGACAAAAAAGTgcaaaatattctaaaatagtaaaattaaaGCTTTAAGTTTTTCTATCTGCTTCATTTGGAATAATGAGTTTCTGATTAATTGGTGGAGGATTTCAGGATATTTGTTTGGACCTGTAATGTTTGTTACTCTGACAGAAAAGGCCAGAATGTCTTGTTCACCTACAGTAATATCATTATTTGAGTGCTTGTATAGGAATATTGAGGGGAGGCACCTTCAATCCTGACAGTCACCTGTGGACATCAAGGGCAGAAATTTGTCAGCTTTCAACTctaaatttctcatttttaaaaggcaCCTTGAGTACTCAAGGCAGTTGCTGCCTGGGACTATCTGCAACTGATTCTTAAGAGTTCTAGCACAGGATTATCATTTGATTTATTAGAAGTCTCTTGATGGGATCATTGCTTTTTAGTCAGAACAAAGAGCCAATTACCATAAAGACAAAAACTTCTTACATTTCTTTATCCTTCTTTTGAGctttctcaaaaagaaaaacaaactcaaaaataaatgaacaaactAAGAACAAAGCTAATGTCATGTCAGGAAGTTCACTGAGGCTGATGCAGCTTGGAACAAccattttcatttaaacagaAACATAACAGAAGTCTCAACCTGTGTTTACACCATGTCCTTTCATCTATTAATCTATAAGGCCACATATTTGCTTGAAAAGCTGCTTTGCAAGAAGGACTTCAACAGAATAACATTTTAGTCAAACAGAATCTTTAGAACTTGAACAATTTAAAAGCAGCAATTGTTGTCCTTCAGTAGTCATACTCTATTGTAAAGAGCgcaaaatgttcttttaacaCAATTAAATGAGTGCTGTAGTCATATTCCAACACCTTTAAAGTACTCATGGTGTTCAGTATTCTCCAGCTGATGGGCCACTGATCTGATCTATGTAGCTCCTAATACAACTCTCACTTCTACAGCATTTCAAGACAAATGAAGGCTAAACTTAATTGTTCCTCCCTCTACTTTTGTCTATATGCTCTAAGATTTGAGTGTTTCTTCTATTAGAAGAGAAACTGTGATAAAAACCAAGCTCAGAGAAATGGGTCTTCCTTTGATTCTAAGATCCACAGCAGGTTTTTGATATTCCTGTTTCTTGCCAGAAGGCTCCAGGTTCCATGTGGAAACCCTCACCCAGAACCAGACTGTCCTGCTGTGTTTCACTGCTGTGATGAGAACAGCTCCAAGGCACCCCTGAACCACAGCACATCCAGCTGAGCCTGAGCAGATCCCAGGCATGGTGTGGAATATGAAGGAATAATCAAACTCTGTGTCCAGGTAGAACAAAATTAACAATTAACACTCACAGAACTCCACACTTGGACCAGTGCAACAATTCCaatgtgcagctgctgcacagggaaaacTCACTATGGGAACTGTTCCCTACACAAAGGGGCTTTGTTAGGGACTAAACACAAATCAGTCCAGACCACTCACCCTTGGGGACCTTAGTTCAACTTCTTCTTTCTCACTTTCACTGctggaataattttcttctgcttcttttttaacTTCTGTTGGGGGCATTTTTTGTTCCTCTTTCACACTTTCCTCCATTGGTTCCACGTGTTTCTGTGTCTCTTCTACCACTTTTGGTTCATTGTGATGGATGGTCCTAAACTGAATGTTTGCAGAACGGCAGTACTCTTCAAAACCATAAAGATACCTACAGACAAGCAAGGTCCCATTTATACTCcatggtttatttttcatttattgaaGTGCATAAAACCTATTTTCCTGCTCAGTAActtcaggaaaataataataaaaaaagcacacaacaaccaaataaaaatataaaagctagAGAAGACTTTGAAGTGAAACAATTTTATaacaaatactgaaaaagaATACAGAGGTGCTTCTCATATATTTAACTCCATTTCCATCCAGTTAAGAATTCATGACAGTAATGCCATGCATGAACTTGCTCTCTGGAAACTGCCTGTGCACTCTCTAATCCAGTTACAGCTGACAGAGGTATGAATTAGTTTATTCCTCAAAGAATTAATATGCAAGTTACAACACACTATCACAGTCACAACACATTTTCATGTGTCCAAACAACATCATCATTATTTCCATTTAAGCAACCCAGTACACATTTACCAATTACTCTTTCCAGGACAAACACTCTTCTCTGTAAAATACAGACCTTAAACATGTGCCCAGTTCAAATCCCACTGAAGAGAGTCTCAACATTGTCTTCTTCATTGACATTAACATGAGCTGAGTCATTACTCATCCCTATTTCCAAATTTCCTTAGGTTTGAGTCAAGAGAATCTCATTCTTCCCCTTTCACTCAAAAAGCCCAATTGTTTCTTGTCAAACTTCCAGGAAGATAAACaataaaacagtttttatttagaaaacaagCTTGGAAAATGTAATTCCTGAAAGGTTTCCAATTCAAAAGttaaaacacagctgaaaagtgagggtgagaagaaaaagatttatGCATTTGGTCAATGTAAGTAATGATTTTACTATTTAATAACTCTCACATCCACCATAGCAATGCACACAGTTATTCTACAAATTCTGCAAAGATTTTATGTAAATGTACAATTTAAGCATGCCTTTTTTCAGTCAAAACCTTTCACAAAGTTAAAGCAACTGGTATAAAATTCTCCTCAATGCATATGAGATTTAAAGATTAAGGAGTCTTATTACTATTAATTGTCTAACTGACAAAACTGAATCTACCAAAgcttattttataaatttcagTGGTTTACTCTGAAAAAGCATCAGCACAGGAGGAAAGTGAAAGTTTCTTGGTAAAAAAATGAGTAGAATTCTGATGTATTGGTGCAACAGAACTTATTGCCCTGActgcttcctcctttcctccacaTCAGCACTGGAAAATGCTCAGAATTGTTCATTAACTGAAGAATATAAAATACTGTCTCTAACTACCAAAAACCTCTTGAATATTGTACAAGCTATAGctaggaaaagaaaggaaaatgtcttCACCCCTATCCAATACAAGAACTTACTTTCTATAAGCAGTTTTTACGTTGTAGGAAGCAGCTGAGTTCAAAATAGGAATGCCAAGGTCCATATAAATTTGCTTCCATACAGCACCACTTTCAatctttgggggaaaaaaaaaaagagaaaaaaatgaagcttaTAGGTTTTGTTAAATAAGAATATTAAGGAATAATATCTAAAAGAGCTAAAAGCCAAAGTCTTTTATAACCATTGAAcagtttggtttggaagggactttaaaaatcatccagttccaaccccttgccatgggcagggacacctcccactatcccaggttgttccaagccccatccaagctggcctgaccactgccagggatccaggggcagccacagcttccctggacaACCATTTACAGATATGAATGAACAGCCATTGAATTCAGGGAACATCCAGCACTTACATTGTCACACCCACCCTGCTGATAAACCAGCCT
Protein-coding regions in this window:
- the ARID4A gene encoding AT-rich interactive domain-containing protein 4A isoform X2 → MKAADEPAYLTVGTDVSAKYRGAFCEAKIKTVKRLVKVKVVLKGDNSTQLVQDDQVKGPLRVGAMVETKMPDGSFQEAVISKLTDASWYTVVFDDGDERTLRRTSLCLKGERHFAESETLDQLPLTNPEHFGTPVIGKKSNRGRRSSLPVTEDEKEEESSEEEDEDKRRLNDELLGKVVSVTCNSEKADWYPALVVSPSCNDDVTVKKDQCLVRSFADSKFYSIARKDIKELDLQNLPKSEASPKKGLQEASTFLSSRAVPRNWKMDISEILESSSSDEEDGAAAETDEEEPKREEKTEEVAPEEELDPEERDNFLQQLYKFMEDRGTPINKPPVLGYKDLNLFKLFRLVYQQGGCDNIESGAVWKQIYMDLGIPILNSAASYNVKTAYRKYLYGFEEYCRSANIQFRTIHHNEPKVVEETQKHVEPMEESVKEEQKMPPTEVKKEAEENYSSSESEKEEVELRSPRGRRRLARDAAPAKKDGEEDKTQDKLKDSNKENKDVEETPENAEKKENETPLGKKSTPKQKEKKIKKQEDSDKESDEEEERQRDREEIENKGESEGEEDEEDTEPCLTGTKVKVKYGRGKTQKIYEASIKSTEIDDGEVLYLVHYYGWNVRYDEWVKADRIIWPVEKGGPKRKQKKKTKNKEDGEKDEKKDEEKQKSKRGRPPLKSTLPSNTSCSLPKTPNSEATPRRQTRRSSGMFDSDRGSNDSGTSDSEADESSEKNLNEEFSPETSELEKSEKLRDEKLDEENPKISHVLKENDRTQVQQLETLKLEVEESEQIVQIFGNKTDQMEEIKREVEKSPKGKGRRSKTKDPSLENAKIAPGSQEEVANESLTEPERLDVSSLDCKDISSTTESETEPSTKDKKLLKRKTLEQASPEKRNRRESEMEVPNIVSEERTSECSGAEECRGLNAEESLRTENEEMPALVAESAPHGAELSNDSFQRPAENSESLPLKDEDDSMPQIGPETLLCHEVDLDDLDEKEKSSTEDTTAEKPDPNASNSAPSALAPGVPSSFPVASPLGLSQDESRSIKSESDMTIEVDSVAEESQEGLCESESANGFEASTTSSNCSVAGQEREAGEKGQKRPSDSNSGTLAKKQKRTPKRTSAAAKNEKNGTGQSSDSEDLPVLDSSSKCTPVKHINASKPQKISRSPARVVSPHIKDGEKDKHRDKHHHQNASPRVYKWSFQLNELDNMSSTERISFLQEKLQEIRKYYMSLKSEVATIDRRRKRLKKKDREVSHTGASMSSASSDTGMSPSSSSPPQNVLAVECR
- the ARID4A gene encoding AT-rich interactive domain-containing protein 4A isoform X3 — its product is MATDEPAYLTVGTDVSAKYRGAFCEAKIKTVKRLVKVKVVLKGDNSTQLVQDDQVKGPLRVGAMVETKMPDGSFQEAVISKLTDASWYTVVFDDGDERTLRRTSLCLKGERHFAESETLDQLPLTNPEHFGTPVIGKKSNRGRRSSLPVTEDEKEEESSEEEDEDKRRLNDELLGKVVSVTCNSEKADWYPALVVSPSCNDDVTVKKDQCLVRSFADSKFYSIARKDIKELDLQNLPKSEASPKKGLQEASTFLSSRAVPRNWKMDISEILESSSSDEEDGAAAETDEEEPKREEKTEEVAPEEELDPEERDNFLQQLYKFMEDRGTPINKPPVLGYKDLNLFKLFRLVYQQGGCDNIESGAVWKQIYMDLGIPILNSAASYNVKTAYRKYLYGFEEYCRSANIQFRTIHHNEPKVVEETQKHVEPMEESVKEEQKMPPTEVKKEAEENYSSSESEKEEVELRSPRGRRRLARDAAPAKKDGEEDKTQDKLKDSNKENKDVEETPENAEKKENETPLGKKSTPKQKEKKIKKQEDSDKESDEEEERQRDREEIENKGESEGEEDEEDTEPCLTGTKVKVKYGRGKTQKIYEASIKSTEIDDGEVLYLVHYYGWNVRYDEWVKADRIIWPVEKGGPKRKQKKKTKNKEDGEKDEKKDEEKQKSKRGRPPLKSTLPSNTSCSLPKTPNSEATPRRQTRRSSGMFDSDRGSNDSGTSDSEADESSEKNLNEEFSPETSELEKSEKLRDEKLDEENPKISHVLKENDRTQVQQLETLKLEVEESEQIVQIFGNKTDQMEEIKREVEKSPKGKGRRSKTKDPSLENAKIAPGSQEEVANESLTEPERLDVSSLDCKDISSTTESETEPSTKDKKLLKRKTLEQASPEKRNRRESEMEVPNIVSEERTSECSGAEECRGLNAEESLRTENEEMPALVAESAPHGAELSNDSFQRPAENSESLPLKDEDDSMPQIGPETLLCHEVDLDDLDEKEKSSTEDTTAEKPDPNASNSAPSALAPGVPSSFPVASPLGLSQDESRSIKSESDMTIEVDSVAEESQEGLCESESANGFEASTTSSNCSVAGQEREAGEKGQKRPSDSNSGTLAKKQKRTPKRTSAAAKNEKNGTGQSSDSEDLPVLDSSSKCTPVKHINASKPQKISRSPARVVSPHIKDGEKDKHRDKHHHQNASPRVYKWSFQLNELDNMSSTERISFLQEKLQEIRKYYMSLKSEVATIDRRRKRLKKKDREVSHTGASMSSASSDTGMSPSSSSPPQNVLAVECR